DNA from Rhizobacter sp. J219:
AGCAGGTCGTAGGTGAACATGTGGTCGCGCACGTCGATCTGCAACGCAAACCAGTCGGCGAAGAGCACGCGCGAGCCGACGCCGTAGTTGATCGTCTGCTTGCGCTGCTCGAGGAACTTGGTGTTGCCGATGCCCGCGATGAGGTACAGCGCCGACGCCTTGGCCGTGTTGCGCCAGATGAAGATCTCGCCGGGCAGCGCGTTCCAGCCGATCGACACGTTGTAGTAGGTCAACGTCTCCGAACCACTGGGGAAGATGCCGCCGGGGAGGATCTGCCGGTAGTTCTCGTCGCTGACCTTGGTGCGCCCGTAGGCGCCCTCGACGAAGAAGTCCTCGGTGATGTGATAGCCCAGGCGTACGCCGCTCACGGAGCTGGAGCCGAAGCTCTCGGTGGCGTAGGTTCCGGTGAAGAGGCCAAGTTCGAAGTCCTTCGAGGGGAACTTGGGCACCTTGACGTTGCGCCGGTCGACCTGCGGCACGATGACCTGCTCGTTGGCGGGCTTGTTCTCCTTGTCTTTCTCGTCGGCAGCAAACACATGCAGCGGCGCACACAAGGCGGCGGCGGACAGAAGCGAGGAGATGATCAGCGTGTGGGTCGTGGGCATGATGGCGTGCGCAATGAGACCGATCAGAAGAAGAACGACAGCCCGGCGGTCACCGCGCGGTACTCACCGTAGCGTGTCTCGCTGAGGAAGGCGGTGTAGAAGGTGTAGTCGGCTCGCACGACGAAGCGCTCGGTCAGGTAGTAGCGCAGGCCGATCGTGCCGTTGGCGAGGTTCACGTTGGTGAGCTGCGCACCCACCAGGCTCTGGTTCGGGATGTTC
Protein-coding regions in this window:
- a CDS encoding outer membrane beta-barrel domain-containing protein → MPTTHTLIISSLLSAAALCAPLHVFAADEKDKENKPANEQVIVPQVDRRNVKVPKFPSKDFELGLFTGTYATESFGSSSVSGVRLGYHITEDFFVEGAYGRTKVSDENYRQILPGGIFPSGSETLTYYNVSIGWNALPGEIFIWRNTAKASALYLIAGIGNTKFLEQRKQTINYGVGSRVLFADWFALQIDVRDHMFTYDLLGRRKSTHNPEFTLGATFFF